A single region of the Nocardioides aurantiacus genome encodes:
- a CDS encoding type IV toxin-antitoxin system AbiEi family antitoxin domain-containing protein, which produces MDDLIDELLGDDLFFLRRDALACGLGDKALARLRREGVLHRVRHGAYTRRSHWRSLDQAGRHLLRARCSVRAACSDVALSHTSAALAMGCPVWGIALDDVHLLRLDGRGGRREAGVCQHHHSYVQEDLVMSGGILVTSPARTCLDLTTITGVERALVVVDHLLHRGEVSKEDLLRRRRDMPYRPGSLTTGLTLSLADGRSESVGETRLRYLLWRGGLPSPVPQFPVTTGDRVLYRLDLAWPELGVWLEFDGRDKYVSYLRPGESVVDVVLREKRREEDIARRTGWRCIRVTWRDLADPGRLVARIAAALAGGPVAA; this is translated from the coding sequence GTGGACGACCTCATCGACGAGCTGCTCGGCGACGACCTCTTCTTCCTCCGCCGTGACGCGCTGGCGTGCGGCCTGGGCGACAAGGCGTTGGCGAGGCTGCGCCGCGAGGGGGTCCTTCATCGCGTCCGCCACGGCGCCTACACGCGGCGCTCGCACTGGCGCTCCCTCGACCAGGCCGGGCGGCACCTCCTCCGCGCCAGGTGCTCCGTCCGGGCGGCGTGCTCCGACGTAGCGCTGTCGCACACCTCGGCTGCGCTGGCGATGGGATGCCCCGTGTGGGGGATCGCCCTCGACGACGTCCACCTCCTCCGGCTCGACGGCCGCGGCGGCCGTCGGGAGGCCGGTGTCTGCCAGCACCACCACTCCTACGTCCAGGAGGACCTCGTCATGTCTGGGGGCATCCTGGTGACCTCCCCAGCGCGCACCTGTCTCGACCTCACGACCATCACCGGTGTCGAGCGGGCGCTCGTCGTCGTCGACCACCTGCTGCACCGGGGCGAGGTCAGCAAGGAGGACCTCCTCCGACGGAGACGCGACATGCCCTACAGACCAGGGTCCCTGACGACCGGGTTGACCCTGTCGCTGGCCGACGGCCGCTCGGAGTCCGTCGGGGAGACGCGCCTGCGCTACCTGCTGTGGCGAGGTGGGCTGCCGTCCCCCGTGCCGCAGTTCCCGGTGACGACCGGCGATCGGGTGCTCTACCGGCTGGACCTGGCGTGGCCCGAGCTCGGGGTGTGGCTTGAGTTCGACGGCCGGGACAAGTACGTCAGCTACCTGCGTCCCGGGGAGTCGGTGGTGGACGTCGTGCTCCGGGAGAAACGGCGCGAGGAGGACATCGCGCGGCGTACGGGGTGGCGCTGCATTCGCGTCACCTGGAGGGACCTGGCTGATCCGGGCCGCCTGGTGGCTCGCATCGCCGCGGCGCTGGCCGGTGGTCCGGTTGCCGCCTGA
- a CDS encoding flavin-containing monooxygenase: MTTSPAATGTSRTLPDHVGVVVIGAGLSGIGAGYRLQTECPDRDYLILEGRESMGGTWDLFRYPGVRSDSDIFTFGFTFRPWEGDQALADGPGILQYVKDTAAEFGIEEKIRYSTQVVGAAFDTGAGVWTLSVETPSGPAELTCDFVVGSHGYYSYDAPYDAKLTGIDDFAGEVVHPQFWPEDLSLAGKKVVVVGSGATAVTIVPSVAGEAEHVTMLQRTPTYIAALPRRDKLAGLAQRFLPEMAAYRAIRVKNIAYQAGTYAFFRRFPELGKKVLASGVARHLNAEAAADNFAPPYDPWDQRLCVVPDGDLFKAIKRGDAEVVTDTIDSVVPEGIRLSSGRVLEADVIVTATGLSLDVSAGIALTVDGEEVDLGQEFMWRGAMVTGVPNYVRVIGYTNASWTLRADVTGVLATRVLNLMRERDAAYVVPEPDGELRPQPLLDLASGYIKRSAHQLPQQGHRRPWLITQSYPIDRRQTLHGELDRELKVVTRAALPGAATASASSESVA; this comes from the coding sequence ATGACGACCTCACCCGCCGCCACCGGCACGTCCCGGACCCTGCCCGACCACGTCGGCGTCGTCGTGATCGGCGCCGGCCTGTCGGGCATCGGGGCGGGCTACCGGCTGCAGACCGAGTGCCCCGACCGCGACTACCTGATCCTCGAGGGACGCGAGTCGATGGGCGGCACGTGGGACCTGTTCCGCTACCCCGGCGTCCGCTCGGACTCCGACATCTTCACCTTCGGGTTCACCTTCCGCCCGTGGGAGGGCGACCAGGCGCTGGCCGACGGCCCCGGCATCCTGCAGTACGTCAAGGACACCGCCGCGGAGTTCGGCATCGAGGAGAAGATCCGCTACTCCACCCAGGTCGTCGGGGCCGCCTTCGACACGGGCGCCGGGGTGTGGACGCTGAGCGTCGAGACGCCGTCGGGTCCGGCGGAGCTGACCTGCGACTTCGTCGTCGGGTCCCACGGCTACTACAGCTACGACGCGCCGTACGACGCGAAGCTGACCGGCATCGACGACTTCGCGGGCGAGGTCGTGCACCCGCAGTTCTGGCCCGAGGACCTGTCGCTGGCCGGTAAGAAGGTCGTGGTCGTCGGCTCCGGCGCCACCGCGGTGACGATCGTGCCGTCGGTCGCCGGCGAGGCCGAGCACGTGACGATGCTGCAGCGCACCCCGACCTACATCGCGGCGCTGCCCCGTCGCGACAAGCTCGCCGGGCTCGCCCAGCGCTTCCTGCCCGAGATGGCGGCCTACCGCGCGATCCGGGTCAAGAACATCGCCTACCAGGCCGGCACCTACGCGTTCTTCCGGCGCTTCCCCGAGCTCGGCAAGAAGGTCCTGGCCAGCGGGGTGGCGCGTCACCTCAACGCCGAGGCGGCGGCCGACAACTTCGCCCCGCCGTACGACCCCTGGGACCAGCGGCTGTGCGTCGTCCCCGACGGTGACCTGTTCAAGGCCATCAAGCGCGGCGACGCCGAGGTCGTCACCGACACCATCGACTCCGTCGTGCCCGAGGGCATCCGGCTCTCGTCCGGGCGGGTGCTCGAGGCCGACGTGATCGTGACCGCGACCGGGCTCAGCCTCGACGTGAGCGCCGGCATCGCGCTCACCGTCGACGGTGAGGAGGTCGACCTGGGGCAGGAGTTCATGTGGCGCGGCGCGATGGTGACCGGCGTGCCGAACTACGTGCGGGTCATCGGCTACACCAACGCCTCGTGGACGCTGCGGGCCGACGTCACCGGGGTGCTGGCGACGCGGGTGCTCAACCTGATGCGCGAGCGGGACGCGGCGTACGTCGTCCCGGAGCCCGACGGCGAGCTGCGCCCGCAGCCGCTGCTCGACCTGGCCTCGGGCTACATCAAGCGCTCCGCGCACCAGCTGCCGCAGCAGGGGCACCGGCGGCCGTGGCTGATCACGCAGAGCTACCCGATCGACCGCCGGCAGACGCTGCACGGCGAGCTCGACCGCGAGCTGAAGGTCGTGACGCGGGCCGCGCTGCCGGGGGCCGCCACCGCGTCGGCCTCCTCGGAGTCCGTCGCGTGA
- a CDS encoding alpha/beta hydrolase, which produces MSGWQPDVLGDGYEQRTLELGPDPDGEGEVAAVVVRRTPREADEVRGAVLYVHGFTDYFFQTDLADFFAAHGLAFLAVDLRKSGRARREGQTAHYTTDLARHDEELDAALAVVVEEHPGLPVVVLAHSTGGLITPLWLDRRRRRLGDVGPVAGLVLNSPWFDLQGTDLQRGPVTQALRLLSKVRPLQELTAGLSIYGPSLHTSGTGEWDFDPAMKPLEGCPVTWGWLNAVRRGHARLHRGLDVGVPSLVLRSRRSDFSSAYSETSDRADIVLDVEHMSRWAGCLGGEVEVAVLDDARHDVFLSLPTPRAAAYDRVGRWLREHGLGEGSFTG; this is translated from the coding sequence GTGAGCGGCTGGCAGCCGGACGTCCTCGGGGACGGCTACGAGCAGCGCACCCTCGAGCTCGGGCCCGACCCCGACGGCGAGGGCGAGGTCGCCGCGGTCGTGGTGCGTCGTACGCCGCGGGAGGCCGACGAGGTCCGTGGCGCCGTGCTCTACGTCCACGGCTTCACCGACTACTTCTTCCAGACCGACCTGGCCGACTTCTTCGCCGCCCACGGGCTGGCGTTCCTCGCCGTCGACCTGCGCAAGTCCGGGCGGGCGCGGCGCGAGGGGCAGACCGCCCACTACACGACCGACCTCGCCCGCCACGACGAGGAGCTCGACGCGGCCCTGGCCGTCGTGGTCGAGGAGCACCCCGGCCTCCCCGTCGTCGTCCTCGCCCACTCCACCGGCGGGCTGATCACCCCGCTGTGGCTGGACCGGCGCCGTCGGCGGCTCGGTGACGTCGGTCCCGTCGCCGGCCTCGTGCTCAACAGCCCGTGGTTCGACCTGCAGGGCACCGACCTGCAGCGCGGTCCGGTGACCCAGGCGCTGCGCCTGCTCAGCAAGGTGCGGCCGCTGCAGGAGCTGACCGCGGGGCTCAGCATCTACGGCCCCTCGCTGCACACCAGCGGCACCGGCGAGTGGGACTTCGACCCGGCGATGAAGCCGCTCGAGGGCTGCCCGGTCACGTGGGGCTGGCTCAACGCCGTACGCCGCGGCCACGCCCGGCTCCACCGCGGCCTCGACGTCGGCGTCCCCTCCCTGGTCCTCCGCTCCCGGCGCAGCGACTTCTCCTCGGCGTACTCCGAGACCAGCGACCGCGCCGACATCGTCCTCGACGTCGAGCACATGTCGCGCTGGGCCGGCTGCCTCGGCGGCGAGGTCGAGGTCGCCGTCCTCGACGACGCCCGCCACGACGTCTTCCTCTCCCTCCCCACGCCGCGCGCCGCGGCGTACGACCGGGTGGGGCGGTGGTTGCGGGAGCACGGGTTGGGGGAGGGCAGTTTCACCGGCTAG